A portion of the Myxococcales bacterium genome contains these proteins:
- a CDS encoding RluA family pseudouridine synthase, with translation MKRFVLERPMEVWEVLASLGETPAAVNEGRVFLGAYRLTDASKRLAAGESIRVAAPVGEAGTLPLLFQDDDYVAVAKPAGIPTVPSLEGSRGSLIDVVARQLGLSDKALHVTSRLDRLVSGVVTLAKSPAAAQRILQAREAGTHARRYVALGMLAPGADALDGAWTFAIGRHRKSAMLRAVNGPEAKPARSRVRFVAEAGSRSWLLALAPETGRTHQLRVHASHAGVPLLGDRDYGGAARLVLAGGRVVALARVALHCARVAVPCRGGVVSVSAPVAPELTSLWASLGGSPEAWDTAIECDL, from the coding sequence GTGAAGCGCTTCGTGCTCGAGCGCCCTATGGAGGTCTGGGAGGTGCTCGCTTCGCTCGGTGAAACGCCAGCGGCAGTGAACGAAGGCCGCGTCTTCCTTGGAGCCTACCGGCTGACCGATGCTTCAAAGCGGCTCGCTGCAGGCGAGTCCATTCGTGTCGCTGCTCCGGTAGGAGAAGCGGGCACACTGCCCCTCCTCTTCCAAGACGACGACTACGTCGCCGTCGCGAAGCCGGCCGGCATCCCCACCGTGCCCAGCCTCGAGGGCTCGCGCGGTTCGCTGATCGACGTCGTGGCGCGCCAGCTCGGCCTCTCAGACAAGGCGCTCCACGTCACCTCGCGCCTCGATCGGCTCGTGAGTGGCGTGGTGACCTTGGCCAAGAGCCCCGCCGCGGCTCAGCGCATCCTTCAGGCGCGCGAGGCGGGGACACATGCCCGTCGCTACGTGGCTCTCGGTATGTTGGCCCCTGGCGCCGACGCGTTGGACGGCGCGTGGACCTTCGCCATCGGTCGTCATCGAAAGAGCGCGATGCTTCGCGCGGTGAACGGTCCCGAAGCCAAGCCGGCGCGTTCCCGGGTGCGCTTCGTCGCCGAGGCTGGCTCGCGCAGTTGGCTCCTCGCGCTCGCCCCCGAAACGGGACGCACGCACCAGCTCCGTGTGCACGCGAGCCATGCGGGGGTGCCGCTCCTCGGCGACCGAGACTACGGCGGAGCGGCGCGCCTCGTGCTCGCCGGCGGGCGCGTTGTGGCTCTCGCTCGCGTGGCCCTGCACTGCGCTCGCGTGGCCGTGCCGTGCCGCGGTGGGGTTGTCTCGGTTAGCGCTCCTGTCGCGCCTGAGCTCACGAGCCTCTGGGCCTCTCTTGGCGGAAGCCCTGAAGCGTGGGATACCGCCATCGAGTGCGACCTTTAG
- a CDS encoding protein kinase, translated as MSPPPVAFAGDASDVSVAGSIPPGSSSFQVGDVLRGIYEVRGVLGQGGMGEVYDAWDLKLHRRIAIKTSRPGLPHIALEARALAALRHPALVSVHALDEHEGVPFMVMEHVPGTTLMSHIDKRRITGEGLVVEEALDVLLGIAEGLAAVHRAGIAHRDLTPANVMLAPGSRVVLTDFGLMQPESGAPSKPGYLAGTPAYMAPEVFRRDVAPGAAHLVDVYALGVIAFEMLTTRLPYEATTLLGYETLHREAAVPEPIGPEPVPPRLTALVRELLGKEPRERPSVESVVWQLRAIRNQLGRLSSNDGPLRVLVVDDERYTSQLLAMYVRHAAPNAEILVANNAKQALDQVKKRPPDIMVLDLMMPDMGGIELFMYLRGERLAERCNIVAVSVDADPGDVELLYELGVAMFLPKDGALQTQLKAFVTEYLHCRQTGETPRSMRPSRRSFTNE; from the coding sequence GTGAGCCCGCCCCCCGTAGCGTTTGCCGGTGACGCGTCCGACGTCAGCGTCGCCGGGTCAATCCCACCGGGGAGCAGCTCCTTTCAGGTGGGTGACGTCCTTCGCGGCATCTACGAAGTCCGCGGCGTCCTCGGCCAAGGAGGCATGGGCGAGGTCTACGACGCCTGGGATCTGAAGCTCCACCGTCGCATCGCCATCAAGACGTCGCGCCCCGGGCTGCCGCACATCGCCCTCGAGGCGCGCGCGCTCGCTGCGCTGCGCCACCCGGCCTTGGTCTCCGTGCACGCCCTCGACGAACACGAAGGTGTTCCCTTCATGGTGATGGAGCACGTGCCGGGGACGACGCTGATGAGCCACATCGACAAGCGACGCATCACCGGTGAAGGCCTCGTCGTCGAAGAGGCGCTCGATGTCCTCTTGGGCATCGCGGAAGGGCTCGCGGCGGTCCACCGCGCGGGCATTGCTCACCGCGATCTCACGCCAGCCAACGTGATGCTGGCGCCCGGCAGCCGCGTCGTCCTCACGGACTTCGGGCTTATGCAACCGGAGTCGGGCGCACCTTCCAAACCCGGCTACCTAGCGGGAACCCCCGCCTACATGGCGCCCGAGGTGTTTCGCCGCGACGTGGCGCCCGGCGCCGCGCACCTCGTCGACGTCTACGCGCTCGGGGTCATCGCCTTCGAGATGCTGACGACGCGACTGCCCTACGAGGCCACCACGCTCCTCGGCTACGAGACGCTGCATCGCGAAGCCGCCGTCCCCGAACCCATCGGCCCCGAGCCGGTGCCGCCGCGGCTGACGGCGCTCGTACGCGAGCTCCTGGGCAAGGAGCCCCGGGAGCGGCCGTCCGTCGAGAGCGTCGTGTGGCAGCTCCGCGCGATTCGAAACCAGCTGGGCCGCTTGAGCTCCAACGACGGGCCGCTCCGCGTCCTCGTCGTCGACGACGAGCGCTACACCTCGCAGCTCCTCGCCATGTACGTGAGGCACGCGGCGCCAAACGCGGAGATCCTCGTCGCGAACAACGCGAAACAAGCGCTCGATCAGGTCAAGAAGCGGCCACCGGACATCATGGTTTTAGACCTCATGATGCCGGACATGGGCGGCATCGAGCTCTTCATGTACTTGCGTGGCGAGCGACTCGCCGAGCGGTGCAACATCGTCGCCGTGAGCGTCGACGCGGACCCTGGCGACGTGGAACTGCTCTACGAGCTAGGCGTCGCCATGTTCTTGCCGAAGGACGGCGCCCTGCAGACGCAGCTCAAGGCGTTCGTGACCGAATACCTTCACTGCCGCCAGACCGGCGAGACGCCGCGCTCGATGCGGCCCTCGCGGAGGAGCTTCACGAACGAGTGA